A section of the Alligator mississippiensis isolate rAllMis1 chromosome 8, rAllMis1, whole genome shotgun sequence genome encodes:
- the HCFC1 gene encoding host cell factor 1 isoform X4: protein MATALWLSRSSSSSLVVATRASWMSCTFITLPPTSGSSQLCGETSRQAVPPTALCAMAPACWSSAAWWSMASRWEWKRLKAKTPKNGPPPCPRLGHSFSLVGNKCYLFGGLANDSEDPKNNIPRYLNDLYLLELRAGSGVVAWDIPITYGVLPPPRESHTAVVYTERDTRKSKLVIYGGMSGCRLGDLWTLDIETLTWNKPSLSGVAPLPRSLHSATTIGNKMYVFGGWVPLVMDDVKVATHEKEWKCTNTLACLNLDSMAWESILMDTLEDNIPRARAGHCAVAINTRLYIWSGRDGYRKAWNNQVCCKDLWYLETEKPPGPARVQLVRANTTSLEVSWGAVPTADSYLLQLQKYDLPAAASPAPTPVPSVPANPPKSPAPAAAAPVAPTPAAAAPPLAQVGITLLPPATAAPAPATTALQVLPASAALPVASSPRTQGVPTVLKVPGPQASPGPPLVTVRSAGQVGKAPVAVTSLPAGVRMVVPTQTAQGTVIGSSPQMSGMAALAAAAAATQKIPPASAPTVLSVPAGTTIVKTVAVSPGTTSLPATVKVASSPVMVSNPATRMLKTAAAQVGTSASVVTSATPTRPIITVHKSGTVTVAQQAQVMTTVVGGVTKTITLVKSPISVPGGSALISNLGKVMSVVQTKPVQSSAVTGQASSGPVTQIIQTKGPLPAGTILKLVTSADGKPTTILTTTQAGGSTAKPTILGISSVSPSTTKPGTTTIIKTIPMSAIITQSGATGVTSSPGIKSPITIITTKVMTSGTGTPAKIITAVPKLATGHGQQGVTQVVLKGAPGQPGTILRTVPMGGVRLVTPVTVSAVKPTVTTLVVKGTTGVTTLGTVTGTVSTSLAGAGGHSANASLATPITTLGTIATLSSQVLNPAAITVSAAQTTMAPAAGLATPTITMQPVSQPTQVTLITTPSGVEAQPVHDLPVSILASPTAEQPAAAVSLAEPSPSDPSPGTVTLVCSNPPCETHETGTTPTATTVLSAGARPCANPPCETHETGTTPTPTAANPPCYTRHTSATGTTMTAIAGSSTGQHLGANPLCETHKTSLTNIATAATNEQLCTNPLFETGSINTATMATAGRLCTNPPCEVHESDTPSMAMTATAGQRLCFNPPCETGVTSTAMVGQRLCSNPPCETHETGTTSTATTATAGQRLFSNPPCETGTINTAMARQRLCTNPPCEMHETGTTNTATTATAGQRLCSKPPCETHETGTTNTATTARSHMGRGPGVPPTPPCHTQQTSSTGTTMSVRAGEGQQSRAGWLAQAPPPRTAPTPPTVPESQPRPTPDTHVLPWACGDPPCETHKTGTTNTATVAMAGQRACTSPKCETHEKGTTNTATTAVAGQYLCSSSLCETSSTSMAMIATARQQACTKPLCEMHETSATHTAVTVTATQRLCSNPPCETHETGTTSTATTATAGQRLCSNPPCEMHETGTTSTTTTATAGQRLCSNPPSETGATTTLAGQRLCSNPPCEMHETGTTNTATTATANMGGGHGQGQEPDGATDPCDPQPAGTATVAEAAATHPLGEPPSKGEPPATTTAPPSPLHTCSNPPCETHETGTTHTATTVTASIGPSQDQPPAANGQGEPETTQAEGSAAAPSSNASPGPSLAQPRAVTTVTQSTPAPGPAVPAISSLTEPPAEDKPEAAPAAEPPVPPGPEPASSEPPEQLQLAEEPPASPTPPAVHELPPPELAPTVPEEPPLPPTGPIPDPVAVVVMPEGPTSGPPAPQPEVEPLGLPQELMAEGQAGAATTLMVTGLTPEELAVTAAAEAAAQAAATEEAQALAIQAVLQAAQQAVMGAGEPLDAAEAGTGPAELGALGAEGPEGPPATIPIVLTQQELAALVQQQQQLQEAQAVAAASQAQHGTALHLPTEALAPADSLNDPASESNGLAELPGPAGPTPGLPPPPPDSLAPSSTFVAPQPVVGPSPAKLQAAAALAEVANGIEPAPVKPDPSVPPPKALVKKENQWLDVGVVKGTNMMVTHYFLPPDDAPPTDDDSGTIPDYSQLKKQELQPGTAYKFRVAGINACGRGPFSEISAFKTCLPGFPGAPCAIKISKSPDGAHLTWEPPSVTSGKIIEYSVYLAIQSAGAGPEPKGAGPGPAGGAGPGPAQLAFMRVYCGPSPSCLVQSGSLSSAHIDYTTKPAIIFRIAARNDKGYGPATQVRWLQESSKDGSMAKPAGKRPLSSPDMKSAPKKPKAEGQ, encoded by the exons ATGGCCACCGCGCTGTGGCTATCAAGGAGCTCATCGTCGTCTTTGGTGGTGGCAACGAGGGCATCGTGGATGAGCTGCACGTTTATAACACTG CCACCAACCAGTGGTTCATCCCAGCTGTGCGGGGAGACATCCCGCCAGGCTGTGCCGCCTACGGCTTTGTGTGCGATGGCACCCGCCTGCTGGTCTTCGGCGGCATGGTGGAGTATG GCCAGCCGCTGGGAGTGGAAGAGGCTGAAGGCAAAGACCCCCAAGAATGGGCCTCCACCCTGCCCCCGTCTGGGCCACAGCTTCTCACTGGTTGGCAACAAGTGCTACCTCTTTGGGGGGCTAGCCAATGACAGTGAAGACCCCAAGAACAACATCCCCAG GTACCTGAATGACCTGTACTTGCTGGAACTGCGGGCAGGCTCAGGTGTGGTGGCCTGGGACATCCCCATCACGTATGGGGTGTTGCCACCGCCCCGTGAGTCTCACACAGCTGTGGTCTACACTGAGCGTGACACCCGCAAGTCCAAGCTTGTCATCTACGGTGGCATGAGTGGCTGCCGCCTCGGTGACCTCTGGACCCTTGATATCG AGACCCTGACATGGAACAAGCCCAGCCTGAGTGGAGTAGCACCCCTGCCCCGCAGCCTGCATTCTGCCACCACCATTGGCAATAA GATGTATGTGTTTGGGGGCTGGGTACCCCTCGTTATGGATGACGTCAAGGTGGCCACACACGAGAAGGAATGGAAATGCACCAACACTCTCGCCTGCCTCAACCTGG ATTCGATGGCATGGGAGTCTATCTTAATGGACACACTGGAGGACAACATCCCACGAGCACGGGCTGGACACTGTGCTGTGGCCATCAACACACGCCTCTACATCTGGAGTGGGCGTGATGGTTACCGTAAGGCTTGGAACAACCAAGTTTGCTGCAAGGACCTCTGGTACCTCGAGACTG aGAAGCCTCCAGGGCCGGCACGGGTACAGCTGGTGCGGGCCAACACAACATCATTGGAGGTGAGCTGGGGCGCAGTGCCCACAGCCGACTCCTACCTCCTGCAGTTGCAGAAGTATGACCTGCCAGCGGCTGCTTCACCTGCACCTACCCCCGTGCCCTCGGTGCCCGCCAACCCACCCAAGAGCCCTGCGCCTGCTGCCGCTGCACCTGTTGCCCCtacgcctgctgctgctgctccacccctGGCCCAGGTGGGCATTactctgctgcccccagccactgctgcacctgctcctgccaccactgccctgcaggtgctgcctgccagtgctgccctGCCTGTTGCCTCCAGCCCCCGCACACAGG gtGTGCCAACAGTGCTCAAAGTGCCAGGCCCGCAGGCCTCGCCAGGGCCCCCACTGGTGACAGTGCGCTCAGCTGGGCAGGTTGGCAAGGCCCCAGTCGCCGTCACCTCACTGCCTGCTGGTGTGCGCATGGTAGTACCCACCCAGACTGCCCAGGGCACG GTGATTGGGAGCAGCCCCCAGATGAGTGGTATGGCGGCACTGGCGGCAGCAGCGGCTGCCACACAGAAGATCCCGCCAGCCTCAGCACCCACGGTGCTCAGTGTCCCAGCTGGCACCACCATCGTCAAGACTGTGGCTGTGTCCCCTGGTACCACCTCGTTGCCTGCCACCGTCAAGGTTGCCTCCTCACCTGTCATG gtGAGCAACCCAGCGACACGGATGCTGAAGACAGCAGCGGCTCAAGTGGGCACATCGGCCTCGGTGGTCACATCAGCAACACCCACACGGCCCATCATCACTGTGCACAAATCAGGCACTGTCACTGTGGCACAGCAGGCCCAAGTCATGACCACCGTGGTGGGTGGTGTCACCAAGACCATCACTCTCGTCAAGAGCCCCATCTCCGTGCCTGGTGGCAGTGCCCTG ATCTCCAACCTGGGGAAGGTGATGTCAGTGGTGCAGACGAAGCCGGTGCAGAGCTCTGCGGTGACCGGGCAGGCGTCTAGTGGGCCTGTCACGCAGATCATCCAG ACAAAGGGTCCACTGCCAGCAGGCACGATTCTGAAGCTGGTGACATCAGCGGATGGGAAGCCCACAACCATCCTGACGACAACACAGGCAGGCGGCAGCACAGCCAAGCCCACTATCCTGGGCATCAGCAGCGTCTCACCCAGCACCACCAAGCCCGGCACCACCACCATCATCAAGACTATCCCCATGTCAGCCATCATCACCCAGTCCGGCGCTACCG GTGTGACGAGCAGTCCTGGCATCAAGTCCCCCATCACCATCATCACCACCAAAGTCATGACCTCGGGTACTGGCACCCCTGCCAAGATCATCACAGCAGTGCCCAAGCTGGCCACAGGCCATGGGCAGCAAGGGGTCACACAG GTGGTACTGAAAGGGGCGCCAGGGCAGCCGGGCACAATCCTGAGGACAGTGCCCATGGGAGGGGTGCGCCTTGTCACCCCTGTCACCGTCTCAGCTGTGAAGCCCACCGTCACCACGTTGGTCGTCAAGGGAACCACAG gggtgACGACACTGGGCACGGTGACAGGGACAGTGTCGACCAGCCTAGCAGGAGCAGGTGGACACAGTGCCAATGCCTCGCTGGCCACACCCATAACTACACTGGGCACCATCGCCACGCTCAGCAGCCAGGTGCTCAACCCTGCTGCCATCACTGTTTCAGCTGCCCAGACCACTATGGCACCTGCTGCAGGCCTAGCCACGCCCACCATCACCATGCAG CCTGTGTCACAGCCCACCCAGGTGACGCTGATCACGACACCCAGCGGTGTGGAGGCACAGCCTGTCCATGATCTGCCTGTGTCCATCCTGGCCTCACCTACAGctgagcagccagcagctgctgtgagtctggcgGAAccaagccccagtgaccccagcccaggcactgtgACCCTGGTGTGCTCAAACCCACCCTGCGAGACGCATGAGACGGGCACCACGCCCACAGCCACCACAGTGCTGAGTGCTGGAGCCCGGCCCTGCGCCAACCCCCCATGTGAGACGCATGAGACAGGCACCACGCCCACGCCTACAGCTGCCAACCCACCCTGCTACACTCGCCACACCAGCGCCACGGGCACCACCATGACAgccattgctggcagcagcactgggcagcacTTGGGTGCCAACCCTCTGTGTGAGACGCACAAAACCAGCCTCACCAACatagccacagcagccaccaatGAGCAATTGTGCACCAACCCCCTGTTCGAAACAGGCAGTATCAACACAGCCACAATGGCCACAGCTGGGCGATTGTGTACCAACCCCCCGTGCGAGGTGCATGAGTCTGACACCCCCAGCATGGCCATGACTGCCACGGCTGGGCAGCGATTGTGCTTCAACCCCCCATGTGAGACGGGCGTCACCAGTACAGCCATGGTTGGGCAGCGCTTGTGCAGCAATCCCCCGTGCGAGACGCATGAGACGGGAACCACTAGCACAGCCACAacagccacagctgggcagcgATTGTTTTCCAACCCCCCATGTGAGACGGGCACCATCAACACAGCCATGGCCAGGCAACGGTTGTGCACCAACCCGCCCTGCGAGATGCACGAGACAGGCaccaccaacacagctacaacagcTACAGCTGGGCAGAGATTGTGCTCCAAACCTCCATGTGAGACGCACGAGACGGGTACCACCAACACGGCCACAACGGCCCGGTCCCATATGGGCCGGGGGCCGGGGGTGCCACCCACTCCTCCATGCCACACGCAGCAGACCAGTTCCACAGGTACCACTATGTCAGTGCGAGCAGGGGAGGGACAGCAATCGCGTGCTGGGTGGCTGGCTCAAGCCCCACCTCctcgcacagccccgacccctcCCACGGTGCCTGAGAGCCAACCTCGCCCAACCCCAGACACTCATGTACTGCCATGGGCATGTGGAGACCCCCCATGTGAAACCCATAAAACAGGTACCACCAACACAGCCACAGTGGCCATGGCTGGGCAGCGAGCGTGCACAAGTCCCAAATGCGAGACACATGAGAAGGGCACCACCAACACAGCCACAACGGCTGTGGCTGGACAGTACTTGTGCTCCAGTTCCTTGTGTGAAACAAGTAGTACTAGCATGGCTATGATagcaacagccaggcagcaagCGTGCACAAAACCCCTGTGTGAGATGCACGAGACCAGTGCGACCCATACAGCTGTGACAGTCACAGCCACCCAACGACTGTGCTCCAATCCCCCATGCGAGACGCATGAGACTGGCACCACCAGCACAGCCACAACGGCCACTGCTGGACAGCGACTGTGCTCCAATCCCCCATGTGAGATGCATGAGACCGGCACCACCAGCACAACCACAACAGCCACAGCTGGGCAACGATTATGCTCTAATCCCCCATCCGAGACAGGAGCCACCACAACTCTGGCTGGACAGCGCTTGTGCTCCAACCCACCATGTGAGATGCATGAGACGGGCACCACCAATACAGCCACTACTGCCACAGCCAAcatgggaggggggcatgggcaggggcaagagccagatggtgccacagacccatgTGACCCGCAGCCTGCAGGCACTGCAACGGTAGCTGAggcagctgccacccaccccctgGGGGAGCCACCCAGCAAGGGGGAgcccccagccaccaccactgccccccccagccccctccacaccTGCTCCAACCCACCCTGCGAGACCCATGAGACAGGCACCACCCACACGGCCACCACTGTGACTGCCAGCATCGGGCCCAGCCAGG ACCAGCCACCTGCTGCCAATGGGCAGGGAGAACCAGAGACCACACAGGCTGAAGGCagtgctgcagctcccagcagcaacGCCAGCCCCGGGCCCAGCTTGGCCCAGCCTCGTGCTGTCACCACTGTCACCCAGTCCACACCTGCACCTGGCCCTGCCGTCCCA GCCATCTCATCGCTGACAGAGCCACCAGCCGAGGACAAGCCTGAGGCAGCACCTGCGGCCGagcccccagtgccccctggccCCGAGCCAGCCTCCTCTGAGCCCCCTGAACAACTGCAGCTAGCAGAGGAGCCCCCAGCGTCCCCCACACCACCTGCTGTGCATGAGCTGCCGCCTCCTGAGCTAGCCCCCACTGTCCCTGAGGAGCCACCCTTGCCACCCACTGGCCCCATCCCAGACCCAGTGGCTGTGGTGGTGATGCCGGAGGGTCCTACTAGTGGCCCTCCAGCACCCCAACCTGAGGTGGAGCCCCTGGGCCTGCCCCAGGAGCTGATGGCTGAAGGGCAGGCGGGTGCTGCTACCACCCTTATGGTGACAGGGCTGACACCTGAGGAGCTGGCTGTGACAGCAGCGgctgaggcagctgcccaggccgcAGCCACTGAggaggcccaggccctggccattcaggctgtgctgcaggctgCCCAGCAGGCTGTCATGG gagctggggagccACTGGATGCAGCAGAAGCGGGCACAGGGCCAGCCGAGCTGGGGGCGCTGGGGGCTGAGGGGCCGGAGGGGCCTCCTGCCACCATCCCTATAGTGCTGACACAGCAGGAGTTGGCAGCATtagtacagcagcagcagcagctgcaggaggcacaggcagtggccGCTGCATCCCAGGCACAGCATGGCACTGCCCTGCACCTGCCTACTGAGGCACTGGCACCTGCTGACAGCCTCAATGACCCAGCCAGTGAGAGCAATGGGCTGGCtgagctgccaggccctgctggacccacccctggcctgccccccccaccccctgaca gcCTAGCACCCTCCAGCACATTCGTGGCACCACAGCCTGTagtgggccccagcccagccaagctgcaggcagctgctgctctggctgaggTGGCCAATGGCATTGAGCCTGCCCCTGTG aaGCCAGACCCATCGGTGCCGCCCCCCAAGGCGCTGGTGAAGAAGGAGAACCAGTGGCTTGATGTGGGCGTGGTCAAGGGGACAAACATGATGGTGACGCACTACTTCCTGCCCCCTGATGATGCACCTCCCACAGAT gaTGACTCTGGCACAATCCCTGATTACTCACAGCTGAAAaaacaggagctgcagccaggcacagcGTATAAGTTCCGTGTGGCTGGGATCAATGCTTGTGGCCGGGGACCCTTCTCGGAGATCTCAGCCTTCAAGACCTGCCTTCCTGGCTTCCCTGGTGCCCCCTGTGCCATCAAGAtcagcaag